In Aptenodytes patagonicus chromosome 8, bAptPat1.pri.cur, whole genome shotgun sequence, a genomic segment contains:
- the FEZF2 gene encoding fez family zinc finger protein 2 produces MASSGSLETVMPSSCPRHDGRAAAANPSKTLAFSIERIMAKTSEPKPAFEQRHGGPGPEPEPGKKPLSLCSPLPCVIPIPPLGYEVPSKTLLNYSELWKSSLRGGAGLCKANCGVCCKAELALGQPSGRLIKPQVIHQAGAVPAAPRSLYYFNYLDAAYHPADILHGQLFPAGLLGAPPPGGLSAHQKLFLLENAKLAGLAAEKLPPPPPFAHKERLPGHLDQVMKEAAAAERGGPPKGHAKLGGGGGGAAEGKPKNFTCEVCGKVFNAHYNLTRHMPVHTGARPFVCKVCGKGFRQASTLCRHKIIHTQEKPHKCNQCGKAFNRSSTLNTHIRIHAGYKPFVCEFCGKGFHQKGNYKNHKLTHSGEKQYKCTICNKAFHQIYNLTFHMHTHNDKKPFTCVTCGKGFCRNFDLKKHVRKLHDSVSNAPPPPPRDPGRSGQS; encoded by the exons ATGGCGAGCTCGGGGTCGCTGGAGACGGTCatgccttcctcctgcccccggcACGACGGCAGGGCCGCCGCCGCTAACCCCTCCAAGACCCTGGCCTTCTCCATCGAGCGGATCATGGCCAAGACGTCGGAGCCCAAGCCAGCCTTCGAGCAGAGGcacggcgggccggggccggagccggagccgggcaAGAAACCGCTGAGCCTGTGCTCGCCCCTGCCCTGCGTGATCCCCATCCCGCCGCTGGGCTACGAGGTGCCCTCCAAGACTCTCCTCAACTACTCGGAGCTGTGGAAGAGCAGCctgcggggcggcgcggggctctGCAAAGCCAACTGCGGCGTCTGCTGCAAGGCAGAGCTCGCCCTGGGCCAGCCCAGCGGCCGGCTCATCAAGCCGCAGGTCATCCACCAAGCGGGGGCCGTgccggccgccccccgctcccTCTACTACTTCAACTACCTGGACGCCGCGTACCACCCGGCCGACATCCTGCACGGACAGCTCTTCCCCGCCGGCCTGCtgggcgccccgccgccgggggggcTCTCGGCCCACCAGAAGCTTTTCCTGCTGGAGAACGCCAAGCTGGCGGGGCTGGCGGCCGAgaagctgccgccgccgccgcccttcGCCCACAAGGAGCGGCTGCCGGGACACCTGGACCAGGTGATGAAGGAGGCGGccgcggcggagcgcggcggccccCCCAAGGGCCACGCCAAGttggggggcggcggcggcggcgcggcggagggCAAGCCCAAAAACTTCACCTGCGAGGTCTGCGGCAAG GTGTTCAACGCGCACTACAACCTCACCCGCCACATGCCGGTGCACACGGGGGCCAGGCCGTTCGTGTGCAAGGTCTGCGGGAAGGGCTTCCGCCAGGCCAGCACCCTGTGCCGGCACAAAATCATCCACACCCAG GAGAAACCCCACAAGTGCAACCAGTGCGGGAAGGCGTTCAACAGGAGCTCCACGCTCAACACCCACATCCGCATCCACGCCGGCTACAAGCCCTTCGTCTGCGAGTTCTGCGGCAAGGGCTTCCACCAGAAAG GCAACTACAAGAATCACAAGCTGACCCACAGCGGAGAGAAGCAGTACAAGTGCACCATTTGCAACAAAGCCTTCCACCAGATCTATAACTTGACTTTCCACATGCACACCCACAACGACAAGAAGCCCTTTACGTGCGTCACTTGCGGGAAAGGATTTTGCAGAAACTTTGATTTAAAGAAGCACGTCCGAAAGTTGCACGACAGCGTCTCCaacgccccgccgccgccaccgcgggACCCTGGGCGCAGCGGGCAGAGCTAA
- the CEP15 gene encoding centrosomal protein 15, with product MSSYLAQEVHLARRHEEILSQRSELLQQMETYLGDKKTKKTWQTQAADAAHKRNAALLNDIEAAEKKLQERVYLLPHPDTVKLETLYWASIKESLPKWEQFLLGRAEVPIGFKKMKTANQNVSYPEEDSQK from the exons ATGTCATCCTATTTGGCTCAGGAGGTTCACCTTGCTAGAAGACATGAAGAGAT aCTGTCTCAGAGATCAGAGCTGCTACAGCAGATGGAGACTTATCTAGGAGACAAAAAGACTAAAAAGACATGGCAAACTCAAGCAGCTGATGCAGCTCATAAAAGGAATGCAGCACTTTTAAAT GATatagaagcagcagaaaaaaagctgcaagaaagAGTGTATTTACTTCCACATCCCGATACTGTTAAGTTAGAA ACTCTCTATTGGGCATCAATTAAAGAATCTCTTCCCAAGTGGGAACAGTTTCTTTTAGGAAGAGCAGAAGTTCCTATTggttttaagaaaatgaaaactgcaaaCCAGAACGTAAGCTACCCAGAAGAAGATTCACAAAAATAA